From the genome of Gracilimonas sp., one region includes:
- the rsmB gene encoding 16S rRNA (cytosine(967)-C(5))-methyltransferase RsmB produces METELSERSVSVDILINFDENQKLDYDQANELEPRERAQVREYVQNILRKRSYLDFLIDEFSSVSVAEMKPGLKNILRLAIYDMLFMDSTPDYAAINEAVEIAKMKLGSKTGDLVNAIMRNLQRDREKLPKPAFKDRNKLVATTFSHPEWMVERWRKRFGEREAFQLMQANNTRPHYYVRVNTLRTKPENFELRLEKMDVVAEPSNWLPYYYKVESVQPFIEKGLLSKGICLVQDIAAGFAPTILDPQPGEKVFDLCAAPGTKSIMMADLMQAEGEILSVDISSPRLEKLAESALNYGAENIKIRRGDVLEVSLGLADAVLLDAPCTGTGVLSKRADLRWRRDEEGLKNAVELQEQLLEEAANMVKRGGRLVYSTCSLEPEENMEQITKFLEKYDNFELEPLEDYLPEEVLAEEGKAYQTFPHKHGCDGHFGVLLKRVK; encoded by the coding sequence TTGGAAACTGAATTATCAGAACGCTCGGTAAGTGTAGACATTCTTATAAACTTTGATGAGAATCAAAAGCTGGATTATGACCAGGCCAATGAACTGGAACCCAGAGAACGTGCACAGGTCCGTGAATACGTTCAGAATATTTTACGCAAGCGCAGCTATTTGGATTTTTTGATTGATGAATTTTCCAGCGTTTCTGTAGCTGAAATGAAGCCCGGATTAAAGAATATACTCCGGTTGGCTATTTATGATATGCTGTTTATGGACAGCACCCCTGATTATGCCGCTATTAATGAAGCTGTCGAAATTGCTAAAATGAAACTCGGTTCTAAAACCGGTGACTTAGTGAATGCCATCATGCGAAATTTACAGCGTGATCGCGAGAAACTTCCTAAACCAGCATTCAAGGATCGCAACAAACTGGTAGCTACTACTTTCTCTCACCCCGAGTGGATGGTAGAACGATGGAGAAAGCGTTTTGGGGAACGTGAAGCCTTCCAGCTTATGCAAGCTAACAACACCAGACCACATTACTATGTGAGAGTTAATACCCTGAGAACCAAGCCGGAAAATTTTGAGCTCCGCCTGGAGAAGATGGATGTAGTAGCAGAACCAAGCAATTGGCTGCCTTACTATTATAAGGTCGAGTCTGTTCAACCTTTTATCGAAAAGGGACTATTGAGTAAAGGAATTTGTCTGGTTCAGGATATTGCAGCCGGATTCGCTCCTACTATTTTGGATCCTCAACCCGGTGAAAAAGTGTTTGACCTTTGTGCTGCCCCTGGTACAAAGTCGATTATGATGGCTGACCTGATGCAGGCAGAAGGCGAAATTCTCTCTGTAGATATTTCTTCTCCAAGATTAGAGAAACTGGCCGAAAGTGCGCTTAACTATGGGGCTGAGAATATAAAAATACGCCGAGGAGATGTACTTGAAGTCTCTCTCGGACTGGCAGATGCCGTTCTTTTAGACGCACCTTGTACAGGTACCGGTGTTCTGAGTAAACGAGCCGACCTGCGCTGGAGACGTGACGAAGAAGGATTAAAAAACGCAGTTGAGCTTCAGGAGCAGTTGCTGGAAGAAGCTGCCAACATGGTGAAGCGTGGTGGACGTTTGGTATACAGCACCTGTTCACTTGAGCCGGAAGAGAATATGGAGCAAATCACCAAGTTCCTTGAAAAGTACGACAACTTTGAACTCGAGCCGCTGGAAGACTACCTGCCGGAAGAAGTACTGGCTGAAGAAGGTAAAGCCTATCAAACATTCCCGCATAAGCATGGATGTGACGGTCACTTTGGTGTACTCCTTAAACGAGTTAAATAA
- a CDS encoding valine--tRNA ligase gives MSKEIPAQYDASKVEDKWYAYWMENNYFHSEPDERESFTVVIPPPNVTGVLHMGHMLNNTIQDVLVRRARMQGYNACWVPGTDHASIATEAKVVRKLRSKGITKKDLSREEFLEHAWEWTHEHGGIILEQLKKLGASCDWNRTAFTMDEDYSESVIDVFIDLHEKGKIYRGERMINWDPAAQTTLSDEEVIHKEVDSKLYHVRYKIVGEDEYVTIATTRPETILGDTAVCVNPNDKRYKQLHGKKVIVPLINREIPVIQDDYVDMEFGTGCLKITPAHDVNDYEIGQKHSLATIDVLNADGTMSEAAQLYIGEDRFDVRKKIASDLEEAGHLLEVENYKNKVGFSERTDVPIEPRLSLQWWVDMDQLSKPALENVMDDTVEFHPAKFKNSYRHWMENIRDWNISRQLWWGHRIPVYYFGEGHDDYVVAKSEEEALSKAREKSGNAGLKASDLKQDEDVLDTWFSSWLWPISVFDPEYIRTGKANKELQYYYPTKDLVTAPEIMFLWVARMIVSGYEYMDDKPFDNVYYTGIVRDKKGRKMSKSLGNSPDPLELIKKYGADGIRMGMLFATPAGNDLPFDEKLCEQGRNFCNKIWNAFRFLTLNMEAGVKYEPTLEINKDDISDRWMAARIQQTIQEVNKDFDNYKLNDALKKVYSLIWDDFCDWYIELAKPEVYGEKIPVDKLNTALGFFEQLMKLLHPFMPFISEEIYQHIQERSAEEALLISEWPEADESKLNEADIKLFGTLQQMVSSLRNIRSEVNVSPKEELDVLISTKEQSTAESILKNKIVLQKLESIQSLTVSTGIDKPKVYSSSIVDGNEIFVPLDGLVDFEKERERIQKEIDRLEGFLSGIEKKLANKGFINNAPENVVELEKKKKADTEDSLAKLREQLKDFEG, from the coding sequence TTGAGTAAAGAAATTCCCGCACAATACGACGCCTCTAAAGTTGAGGATAAATGGTATGCCTACTGGATGGAGAATAACTATTTCCATTCTGAACCGGATGAACGAGAATCTTTCACCGTAGTTATCCCTCCTCCCAATGTTACCGGTGTGCTCCATATGGGACACATGCTGAACAATACCATTCAGGACGTTCTGGTTCGCCGCGCCCGAATGCAGGGCTATAACGCCTGCTGGGTTCCCGGAACCGACCATGCCTCCATTGCCACAGAAGCAAAAGTAGTACGCAAACTTCGCTCAAAGGGAATTACCAAAAAAGACCTGTCCCGCGAGGAGTTTCTGGAACATGCCTGGGAATGGACCCATGAGCATGGGGGAATTATCCTTGAGCAATTGAAAAAGCTGGGAGCCAGTTGCGACTGGAATCGTACGGCTTTCACTATGGATGAGGATTATTCGGAAAGCGTGATTGATGTATTTATCGATCTGCATGAGAAAGGTAAAATCTATCGTGGTGAGCGAATGATTAACTGGGACCCTGCTGCCCAAACCACACTGAGTGATGAAGAGGTGATTCATAAAGAAGTGGATTCCAAGCTCTATCACGTTCGGTATAAGATTGTGGGTGAAGATGAGTATGTAACCATCGCTACTACCCGACCAGAAACCATTTTAGGTGATACCGCAGTTTGTGTAAATCCCAATGATAAGCGCTATAAACAACTGCACGGGAAAAAAGTGATTGTGCCTTTGATCAATCGTGAAATTCCCGTTATTCAGGATGATTATGTGGATATGGAATTCGGAACCGGTTGCCTTAAAATCACTCCTGCTCATGATGTTAATGACTATGAAATTGGTCAAAAACACAGCCTTGCAACCATCGACGTGCTGAATGCCGATGGCACCATGAGCGAAGCAGCTCAGCTATACATAGGTGAAGACCGTTTTGACGTTCGCAAGAAAATTGCCAGCGATCTGGAAGAAGCTGGACATCTCTTAGAAGTTGAAAACTATAAAAACAAAGTGGGCTTTTCAGAACGAACTGATGTACCCATTGAGCCCCGCCTGTCACTCCAATGGTGGGTGGATATGGATCAGCTCAGTAAGCCGGCTCTCGAAAACGTGATGGACGATACGGTTGAATTTCATCCCGCAAAGTTCAAAAACTCTTATCGACACTGGATGGAAAACATCCGCGACTGGAACATTAGCCGGCAGCTTTGGTGGGGACATCGCATACCCGTTTATTATTTTGGTGAAGGCCATGATGATTATGTGGTTGCTAAATCTGAAGAAGAAGCCCTTTCTAAAGCCCGGGAAAAATCAGGAAATGCTGGCTTAAAAGCTTCTGACCTTAAGCAGGATGAAGATGTACTGGACACTTGGTTTTCTTCCTGGCTATGGCCCATTTCTGTATTTGATCCGGAGTATATCCGAACTGGTAAAGCCAATAAAGAACTTCAGTACTACTATCCAACCAAAGATCTGGTTACTGCTCCTGAGATTATGTTCCTGTGGGTAGCACGAATGATTGTGTCCGGGTATGAATACATGGATGACAAACCCTTCGACAATGTGTATTACACCGGTATTGTAAGGGATAAAAAAGGTCGAAAGATGAGCAAGAGCCTTGGGAATTCTCCTGATCCACTGGAGCTCATTAAGAAGTACGGAGCCGATGGAATCCGGATGGGAATGCTATTTGCGACTCCGGCCGGTAACGACCTGCCTTTTGATGAAAAACTTTGCGAACAAGGCAGGAACTTCTGTAATAAAATTTGGAATGCCTTCCGTTTCCTCACCTTGAATATGGAAGCTGGAGTGAAATATGAGCCTACACTGGAAATCAACAAAGATGATATTTCAGACCGATGGATGGCGGCCCGCATTCAGCAAACCATTCAGGAAGTTAATAAGGACTTCGACAACTACAAGCTGAACGATGCCCTCAAAAAAGTATATTCCCTGATCTGGGATGACTTCTGTGACTGGTATATCGAATTGGCAAAACCTGAGGTATACGGTGAGAAAATCCCTGTTGATAAACTGAATACCGCACTCGGCTTCTTCGAGCAGCTTATGAAGCTCCTCCATCCTTTCATGCCGTTTATCAGCGAAGAAATTTATCAGCATATTCAGGAAAGAAGTGCAGAAGAAGCGCTCCTCATTTCTGAATGGCCTGAGGCCGATGAATCGAAATTGAATGAAGCTGACATTAAGCTTTTTGGCACCCTGCAACAGATGGTTTCTTCCCTCAGAAATATTCGCTCCGAAGTAAATGTTTCGCCTAAAGAAGAACTTGATGTATTGATCAGTACTAAAGAGCAGTCTACTGCTGAGTCCATTCTGAAAAATAAAATTGTGCTTCAGAAGCTGGAAAGTATTCAGTCATTAACGGTTTCAACTGGTATTGATAAACCAAAAGTTTACTCCTCTTCTATTGTGGATGGAAACGAAATTTTTGTTCCGCTGGATGGACTGGTTGATTTTGAAAAAGAAAGAGAGAGAATTCAGAAAGAGATTGATCGACTCGAAGGATTCCTGTCTGGTATCGAGAAAAAGCTCGCAAATAAAGGGTTTATAAATAATGCCCCCGAAAACGTCGTTGAACTTGAAAAGAAAAAGAAAGCCGATACAGAAGACAGTCTGGCTAAACTGCGTGAGCAGCTAAAAGATTTTGAAGGATAA